In Deltaproteobacteria bacterium, a genomic segment contains:
- a CDS encoding ParA family protein, whose product MAGESRQGRVLALYHLKGGVGKTTAAVNLAYLSADSGFKTLICDLDPQSSTTYFFRVKPALKHARRVLLKGGARVADNIKGTDYEGLDLLPADWSLRHLPSLLGRVKRSKRRLREILDPFRGEYDLIVLDSPATATLLAECIFVAADLLLVPVVPSTLAARAYANLRLFLRRKGYDEAKVWGFFSMVEARKKMHRATMQAMREQFPQWLPATIPYTVDVESMGLARAPLPVRSPRAVATRRFRELWEQVAGRVDGRGPETDPWARSFPVREVLE is encoded by the coding sequence ATGGCGGGGGAGTCCAGACAGGGCAGGGTCCTGGCCCTCTACCATTTGAAGGGCGGAGTCGGCAAGACGACCGCCGCGGTCAATCTTGCGTATCTGAGTGCTGATTCGGGTTTCAAGACGCTGATCTGCGATCTCGACCCGCAAAGCTCGACGACTTATTTCTTCCGTGTCAAGCCGGCGCTCAAGCACGCCCGGAGGGTACTCCTCAAGGGCGGCGCGAGAGTCGCGGACAACATCAAGGGAACCGACTACGAAGGTCTGGATCTTTTGCCGGCGGATTGGTCTCTTCGGCATCTGCCGTCCCTGCTGGGTCGCGTCAAGCGATCCAAGAGGCGGCTGAGGGAGATTCTCGATCCGTTCCGGGGTGAGTACGACCTGATCGTCCTGGACAGCCCGGCCACCGCGACTCTGCTGGCGGAGTGCATATTCGTGGCCGCCGACTTGTTGCTGGTTCCGGTGGTCCCGTCTACCCTCGCGGCCCGCGCCTACGCGAACCTGCGCCTCTTCCTGCGGCGCAAGGGATATGATGAAGCAAAGGTGTGGGGTTTCTTTTCCATGGTGGAAGCCCGCAAGAAGATGCACCGGGCCACGATGCAGGCCATGCGGGAACAGTTCCCGCAATGGTTGCCGGCGACGATCCCCTACACCGTGGACGTCGAGAGCATGGGCCTCGCCCGGGCACCGCTTCCGGTCCGTTCCCCGAGAGCCGTCGCGACCCGGCGTTTCCGGGAGTTGTGGGAACAGGTCGCCGGACGCGTGGACGGCCGCGGCCCGGAAACGGACCCTTGGGCGCGGTCGTTTCCGGTACGCGAAGTTCTGGAATGA
- a CDS encoding CHAD domain-containing protein — MLRDLRRTFALSEDGRSRVETLYHDTFDGRLFARSRALRLARGELTLECLDSPHDVACVSFDGSPEFADGLPPGVLQEALRPLTGNRALLPLFSIRSDVRAWRLTNREQKTVLRLALLDEEAAYGGRSERLGHRVVVRQVRGYKKSFREVCEWWERRGVRPEGHSRFRAALEALDLDPARTASLSRVPLTASMHASDAVRAMLHAQYRVARANEEGLRNDTDAEFLHDFRVAVRRARSFLGQLREVFKPGPAAELRKSLSRLGRSTNALRDLDVYMEHRGEYHALLSDPLAGDLAPLFDHVAGARAAARREVTAAMGSAAYRDALERWRACVEEDAGLPAGRHGSEPLAQVVGARVARRCRTVLEQGYAIPENADPDALHSLRIECKQLRYLTEVLAELSPEVRGVVPRLKKLQDALGRIQDLTVHEARTRDFARALSEAGSDAALPAIEVLVSRMGAERDLECARVRGLFVKFSRGLRETEPPYTLLLPWLRPL, encoded by the coding sequence GTGTTGCGCGACTTGCGCCGGACCTTTGCCTTGAGCGAGGACGGCCGCTCCAGGGTGGAAACGCTGTACCATGACACGTTCGACGGGCGCCTCTTTGCCCGCTCCCGCGCGCTGCGCCTCGCCCGGGGGGAGTTGACGCTCGAATGTCTCGACTCGCCCCACGATGTGGCTTGCGTGTCCTTCGATGGCTCGCCTGAATTCGCCGACGGGCTTCCTCCGGGTGTGCTGCAGGAAGCGTTGCGCCCGCTCACCGGGAATCGCGCGTTGCTGCCGCTCTTCTCGATCCGCTCCGACGTTCGTGCCTGGCGTCTGACGAATCGCGAACAGAAGACAGTGCTGCGGTTGGCGCTCCTTGACGAAGAGGCGGCGTACGGCGGGCGCTCCGAGCGGCTGGGTCACCGCGTGGTGGTCCGTCAGGTACGCGGTTACAAGAAGTCTTTCCGCGAGGTGTGCGAGTGGTGGGAGCGGCGGGGCGTCAGGCCCGAGGGCCACTCCCGCTTTCGCGCGGCGCTCGAGGCGTTGGACCTGGACCCGGCGCGCACGGCGTCCCTGTCGCGGGTTCCGCTGACCGCCTCCATGCACGCGAGCGACGCGGTCCGGGCCATGCTGCACGCTCAGTATCGGGTGGCGCGCGCCAACGAGGAGGGCCTCCGCAACGACACGGACGCCGAGTTCCTGCACGACTTCCGGGTGGCCGTCCGCCGCGCCCGCTCCTTTCTGGGCCAACTCCGCGAAGTCTTCAAGCCCGGGCCCGCGGCCGAGTTGAGGAAGAGCCTGTCGCGCCTGGGCCGCTCCACCAATGCCCTGCGCGATCTGGACGTGTACATGGAACACCGCGGGGAATACCATGCCCTGCTCAGTGATCCCCTGGCCGGCGATCTCGCGCCGCTGTTCGATCATGTCGCGGGGGCGCGGGCCGCGGCCCGGCGGGAGGTCACGGCCGCGATGGGCTCGGCCGCCTATCGCGATGCGCTGGAGCGCTGGCGGGCATGCGTCGAGGAGGACGCGGGACTCCCCGCGGGCCGGCACGGCTCGGAGCCCCTGGCGCAGGTGGTCGGCGCGCGCGTGGCGCGGAGGTGCCGCACCGTCCTGGAGCAAGGCTACGCCATACCCGAGAACGCCGATCCGGACGCGTTGCATTCCCTGCGCATCGAGTGCAAGCAGCTCCGTTACCTCACCGAGGTCCTCGCAGAGCTGTCGCCGGAGGTCCGTGGCGTGGTCCCACGCCTCAAGAAGCTTCAGGACGCGCTCGGGAGGATACAGGACCTGACCGTGCACGAGGCCCGGACACGGGACTTCGCCCGCGCCCTGTCGGAGGCGGGCTCCGATGCGGCGCTGCCGGCAATCGAGGTGCTGGTGTCGCGCATGGGCGCGGAAAGGGACCTGGAGTGCGCCAGGGTGCGCGGGCTGTTCGTCAAGTTCAGCCGCGGCCTGCGTGAAACCGAGCCGCCGTATACGCTGCTGCTGCCCTGGCTGCGGCCGTTGTAA
- a CDS encoding ROK family protein: MSEADRVMGIDIGGTGVKAALVDTASGELATERVRQPTPQPATPAAVMETIKELRRQLQWRGAVGCGFPGLVKSGRVQRAPNLDPSWIGYDLAGRLETELNAPSVAIGNDADAAGLAEFEFGAGKGVAGTVLVVTLGTGIGSAVFRDGVLLPDTELGHLEMRGKPAEKRAAASIRTSRRLSWKKWGKRLNDYLVHVEYLLGVDLFILGGGVSKRPERFFPYIKDVGCRVEAARLGNQAGIIGAAMFPSRRRTPR, encoded by the coding sequence ATGAGCGAAGCAGACAGAGTCATGGGCATCGACATCGGCGGCACCGGGGTCAAGGCGGCGCTGGTGGATACCGCGAGCGGAGAGCTGGCGACGGAACGCGTGCGCCAGCCCACGCCGCAGCCGGCGACGCCGGCGGCGGTCATGGAGACCATCAAGGAGCTGCGGCGGCAACTGCAATGGCGCGGCGCGGTGGGCTGCGGCTTCCCCGGCCTGGTCAAGAGCGGCCGGGTCCAGCGCGCACCCAACCTCGATCCCTCATGGATCGGCTATGACCTGGCAGGCCGTCTCGAGACCGAGCTGAACGCGCCGAGCGTGGCCATCGGCAACGACGCCGACGCCGCCGGGCTGGCGGAGTTCGAGTTCGGCGCGGGCAAGGGTGTCGCCGGCACCGTGCTGGTGGTCACCCTGGGGACCGGCATCGGATCAGCCGTCTTCCGCGACGGCGTCCTGCTGCCCGACACGGAGCTGGGGCACCTCGAGATGCGCGGCAAGCCCGCCGAGAAGCGAGCGGCGGCGAGCATCCGCACGAGCAGGCGCCTGAGCTGGAAGAAGTGGGGCAAGCGGCTCAACGACTACCTGGTCCACGTCGAGTACCTGCTGGGAGTCGATCTGTTCATCCTGGGTGGCGGCGTCAGCAAGCGCCCCGAAAGGTTCTTCCCCTACATCAAGGACGTGGGCTGTCGGGTGGAGGCCGCCCGCCTCGGCAACCAGGCCGGCATCATCGGCGCGGCCATGTTCCCTTCGCGCCGCCGAACGCCGCGCTAG
- a CDS encoding cation:proton antiporter — MLHVLTSLVAVLAATVATVSVFHKLRLPAVIGYLAVGVVMGPHGLSVIGHGEELELLAEIGIVLLLFSIGLEFSFERFLAVKGPIITGGLLQVALTALAVTAVGVHLGYPVRISFFFGMLASLSSTAIVLKILSDRDELSALHGRLAIGTLLLQDIIAVPMMLSVPVLGETDTFSFQVVALTLGKAILAVFLIFTASRFVVPWFLHQVARLRSQEVFVLFVLLICLGTAWAAFQTGISLALGAFIAGLLISDSEYSHQVIADIHPLRDTFAGIFFISIGMQVDFHFVSEELAVIAGALLLLVLIKGGLITAIFATLQRSFRLGLFLGLALAQVGEFSLILARMGGAFELLSPAQEQMFLAVAILSMLATPLLILAGSRLGMALHGGAGTPGEPSQDAVAGHVLIVGYGLNGRNLARVLREVDIPHRILDLNPQASRTARAEGESIDFGDATRPAVLSGMGVERARVLVVAISDPSATSRVVANARRLNPDLYIIVRTRYVAEIARLTRLGANEVIPEEFETSVEIFARVLQEYHVPRNVITLQVEMVRREGYGMLRGLRLEGKSLDRFGRFLTGATADTFLVQEEAPGASMTIGELKQHFQGRTGVLALVRDGVSVESPPMDHRLCPGDILVLLGSHADLDRAVQLLTAPREDGIE, encoded by the coding sequence ATGCTCCACGTTCTCACCAGCCTGGTGGCCGTCCTGGCCGCTACGGTGGCCACGGTCTCCGTGTTCCACAAGCTGAGGCTTCCCGCGGTCATCGGCTATCTCGCGGTGGGCGTGGTCATGGGTCCCCACGGCTTGAGCGTCATCGGGCACGGGGAGGAGCTCGAGCTCCTGGCCGAGATCGGCATCGTGTTGCTGCTGTTCTCCATCGGTCTGGAGTTTTCCTTCGAGCGCTTTCTCGCCGTCAAGGGGCCGATCATCACCGGCGGTCTGCTGCAGGTGGCGCTCACCGCCCTGGCCGTGACCGCGGTGGGCGTCCACCTGGGCTATCCCGTGCGCATCAGCTTCTTCTTCGGCATGCTGGCGTCCCTCAGCAGCACCGCCATCGTGCTCAAGATCCTGAGCGACCGTGACGAGTTGTCGGCCCTCCACGGCCGGCTCGCCATCGGCACCCTCCTGCTCCAGGACATCATCGCCGTGCCCATGATGCTGTCGGTGCCGGTGCTGGGGGAGACCGACACGTTTTCCTTCCAGGTGGTTGCGCTCACGCTGGGGAAGGCGATCCTGGCCGTGTTCCTGATCTTCACGGCGTCGCGTTTCGTCGTGCCGTGGTTCTTGCACCAAGTGGCGCGCCTGCGCAGCCAGGAGGTTTTCGTCCTGTTCGTGCTGCTCATCTGTCTCGGCACCGCGTGGGCGGCGTTTCAGACCGGCATTTCCCTCGCCTTGGGGGCGTTCATCGCCGGTTTGCTGATCTCCGACTCCGAATACAGCCACCAGGTGATCGCCGACATCCACCCGTTGCGCGACACTTTCGCCGGCATCTTCTTCATCTCCATCGGAATGCAGGTGGACTTCCACTTCGTCAGCGAGGAACTCGCCGTGATCGCCGGCGCCTTGCTGCTGCTGGTGCTCATCAAGGGCGGCCTCATCACCGCCATCTTCGCGACCTTGCAGCGGTCGTTTCGTCTCGGCCTGTTTCTGGGCCTGGCGCTCGCCCAAGTGGGCGAGTTCTCGCTCATCCTGGCGCGCATGGGCGGCGCGTTCGAGCTCCTGTCGCCGGCCCAGGAGCAGATGTTCCTGGCCGTCGCGATCCTCAGCATGCTGGCGACCCCGCTGCTGATCCTCGCCGGGAGTCGCTTGGGGATGGCGCTGCACGGCGGCGCCGGGACGCCTGGGGAGCCGTCCCAAGACGCCGTGGCCGGGCACGTCCTCATCGTGGGCTACGGACTCAACGGCCGGAACCTGGCACGGGTCCTGCGCGAGGTGGACATCCCCCACAGAATACTGGACCTCAACCCCCAGGCGTCGCGAACGGCGCGTGCCGAGGGCGAAAGTATCGACTTCGGCGACGCGACGCGTCCGGCGGTGCTGAGCGGAATGGGCGTGGAACGGGCGCGGGTCCTGGTGGTGGCCATCAGCGACCCCTCGGCGACCTCGCGCGTCGTCGCGAACGCGCGGCGGTTGAACCCCGATCTCTACATCATCGTACGGACGCGCTACGTGGCCGAGATCGCGCGCCTCACGCGGTTGGGCGCCAACGAGGTCATCCCGGAGGAGTTCGAGACCTCGGTGGAGATCTTCGCCCGGGTCCTCCAGGAGTACCACGTGCCGCGCAACGTCATCACCCTGCAGGTGGAGATGGTGCGCCGGGAGGGTTACGGGATGCTGCGCGGGCTGCGGCTGGAGGGCAAGAGCCTGGACCGCTTCGGCCGGTTCCTCACCGGCGCCACCGCCGACACGTTCCTGGTGCAGGAGGAGGCGCCGGGCGCGTCCATGACCATCGGGGAGCTGAAGCAGCACTTCCAGGGGCGCACCGGGGTCCTGGCGCTGGTCCGGGACGGCGTCTCGGTGGAGAGCCCTCCCATGGACCACCGGCTGTGCCCCGGCGACATCCTGGTGCTGCTGGGGAGCCACGCGGACCTCGACCGCGCCGTGCAACTGCTGACGGCGCCGCGGGAAGACGGGATTGAGTGA
- the glnA gene encoding type I glutamate--ammonia ligase: MTAKQVLDFAKKNGAEIVDLRFCDLPGLWQHFSISTNEFDTDLFENGIGFDGSSIRGFQTIDESDMLLFPDPNTAFMDPFTALPTLTLVCNIKDPLTGQPYSRDPRYVAQKAEAYLKSTGIADTSYWGPEIEFYILDNVRFDQSYNYGFYYIDSEEGYWNSGNGEKKNLGYKPRYKEGYFPVPPMDSLQDVRSEMVKTLESCGIVCEVHHHEVGTAGQSEIDMRFGTLTAMADQVLKYKYIVKNVGLRNGKTVTMMPKPIFQDNGSGMHTHQSLWKNNKNVFYDAKNYALLSDTARYYIGGLLKHAAALCAFIAPTTNSYRRLVPGYEAPINLMYSQRNRSAAVRIPTYSTSEKARRLEFRSPDPSCNPYYAFPAMLMAGLDGVANKIEPPKPLDKNLYDLAPEEAAKVESLPGSLDESLDALEKDHSFLLKGDVFTQDVVETWIDYKRTNEVDPMRLRPHPYEFALYYDI; the protein is encoded by the coding sequence ATGACAGCGAAACAAGTGCTCGACTTTGCCAAGAAGAACGGCGCGGAGATCGTCGACCTGCGCTTCTGCGACCTGCCCGGACTGTGGCAGCACTTCTCGATCTCCACCAACGAGTTCGACACCGATCTGTTCGAGAACGGCATCGGCTTCGACGGCTCCAGCATCCGCGGGTTCCAGACCATCGACGAATCCGACATGCTGCTGTTCCCGGATCCGAACACCGCCTTCATGGACCCGTTCACCGCGCTGCCCACCCTGACCCTGGTGTGCAACATCAAGGACCCGCTCACGGGCCAGCCCTACAGCCGCGATCCGCGCTACGTCGCGCAGAAGGCCGAGGCGTACCTCAAGTCCACCGGCATCGCGGACACGAGCTACTGGGGCCCGGAGATCGAGTTCTACATCCTCGATAACGTTCGCTTCGACCAGAGCTACAACTACGGCTTCTACTACATCGACTCCGAGGAAGGTTACTGGAACTCCGGCAACGGCGAGAAGAAGAACCTGGGCTACAAGCCGCGCTACAAGGAAGGATACTTCCCGGTTCCGCCCATGGACAGTCTCCAGGACGTGCGCTCCGAGATGGTCAAGACGCTGGAGTCTTGCGGCATCGTGTGCGAGGTGCATCACCACGAGGTGGGAACCGCCGGACAGTCCGAGATCGACATGCGCTTCGGCACGCTGACCGCCATGGCGGACCAGGTGCTGAAGTACAAGTACATCGTCAAGAACGTCGGCCTGCGCAACGGCAAGACCGTGACCATGATGCCGAAGCCGATCTTCCAGGACAACGGCTCGGGCATGCACACCCACCAGAGCCTGTGGAAGAACAACAAGAACGTGTTCTACGACGCCAAGAACTACGCGCTGCTGAGCGACACCGCGCGCTACTACATCGGCGGGCTGCTGAAGCACGCCGCCGCCCTGTGCGCGTTCATCGCTCCCACCACCAACTCGTACCGGCGGCTGGTGCCGGGCTACGAGGCGCCCATCAACCTCATGTACTCGCAGCGCAACCGCAGCGCCGCGGTGCGCATCCCGACCTACTCCACCAGCGAGAAGGCCCGGCGCCTGGAGTTCCGCAGCCCGGACCCGAGCTGCAACCCCTACTACGCCTTCCCGGCCATGCTGATGGCCGGGCTCGACGGCGTCGCCAACAAGATCGAGCCGCCCAAGCCGCTGGACAAGAACCTCTACGACCTCGCGCCCGAGGAAGCCGCCAAGGTGGAGTCCCTGCCCGGCAGCCTCGACGAGTCGCTGGACGCCCTGGAGAAGGACCATTCCTTCCTCCTGAAGGGCGACGTCTTCACCCAGGACGTGGTCGAGACGTGGATCGACTACAAGCGCACGAACGAGGTGGACCCCATGAGGCTGCGGCCGCACCCCTACGAGTTCGCCCTGTACTACGACATCTAG
- a CDS encoding type IV toxin-antitoxin system AbiEi family antitoxin domain-containing protein, with protein sequence MGQQRTPRLKPLLDVVPPGFMVDTPWLRAQGIDPKSIHDYVARGWLERVIRGVYRRPLPEGAREAYGESWEIPLLSLQWLMKYAVHLGGESALDVLGYAHYLSLGGKRCVWLYGEAPSWLKRLPMGTQIVVRRRTLFGDDRLGIEDAGAGAGGPAVGVWRWPLKASSPGRAILEALDELPRHASFENLDKAFEGLALLRPGRLMALLTACRSVKVRRLFFVFADRHGHEWRKHLDASRIDFGSGPRALVEGGKLHPAYRIYMPRSLAPEKPAVDGNA encoded by the coding sequence ATGGGCCAACAAAGAACACCACGTCTGAAACCCCTTCTGGATGTGGTCCCCCCGGGCTTCATGGTGGATACGCCGTGGCTCAGGGCTCAGGGCATCGACCCCAAGTCCATTCACGACTATGTTGCCCGCGGATGGCTTGAGCGGGTCATTCGAGGGGTGTACCGCCGTCCGCTGCCGGAAGGCGCACGGGAGGCATACGGAGAGTCATGGGAAATCCCCCTTCTCTCCCTGCAGTGGCTCATGAAATACGCCGTGCATCTGGGCGGGGAGAGCGCCCTCGATGTACTCGGCTACGCGCATTATCTGAGCCTCGGAGGAAAGCGGTGCGTTTGGCTCTACGGCGAGGCGCCGTCCTGGCTCAAGCGGTTGCCGATGGGGACGCAGATCGTGGTGCGCCGGCGCACGCTTTTCGGCGACGACCGGCTGGGCATCGAGGATGCCGGGGCTGGGGCGGGCGGACCGGCGGTCGGCGTGTGGCGCTGGCCTCTCAAGGCATCGTCTCCAGGCCGAGCCATCCTGGAGGCCCTTGACGAGCTGCCGCGGCACGCGAGCTTCGAGAACTTGGACAAGGCATTCGAGGGGCTGGCGTTGCTCCGACCCGGGCGGCTCATGGCGCTTTTGACGGCTTGCCGCAGCGTAAAGGTGCGCAGGCTGTTCTTTGTCTTCGCGGACAGGCACGGGCACGAATGGCGCAAGCACCTGGACGCATCGAGGATCGACTTCGGTTCGGGACCGCGGGCCTTGGTGGAGGGCGGCAAGCTTCACCCGGCCTACCGCATCTACATGCCCCGATCACTCGCGCCCGAGAAACCTGCGGTGGACGGCAATGCTTGA